In the genome of Candidatus Zixiibacteriota bacterium, one region contains:
- the clpP gene encoding ATP-dependent Clp endopeptidase proteolytic subunit ClpP translates to MPLVPIVVEQTGRGERSWDIFSRLLKDRIVFVGTPIDDHIANLVIAQLLFLEAEDPEKDIFMYINSPGGSVTAGMGIYDTMQFIKADVATTCMGMAASMGALLLAAGADGKRTALPHARIMIHQPWGGVQGQVTDIEIQTKEYLTHKKALNEILASHTGQPIEKIEKDTDRNFWMSPEEAKEYGLVDEVYEKRT, encoded by the coding sequence ATGCCGTTAGTTCCGATCGTAGTAGAACAGACCGGTCGTGGAGAACGCTCCTGGGACATATTCTCCCGGCTACTAAAAGACCGTATCGTCTTCGTCGGTACTCCGATCGACGATCATATTGCCAACCTGGTCATTGCCCAGCTTCTGTTTTTGGAAGCTGAGGATCCCGAAAAAGACATATTTATGTACATCAACTCGCCCGGCGGTTCGGTCACGGCCGGAATGGGCATATATGACACCATGCAGTTTATCAAGGCCGACGTTGCCACGACCTGTATGGGTATGGCGGCCAGTATGGGTGCGTTGCTTTTGGCGGCCGGTGCCGACGGCAAACGTACAGCCCTGCCCCATGCACGAATTATGATCCATCAGCCCTGGGGAGGTGTTCAGGGTCAGGTGACCGATATCGAAATCCAGACCAAGGAATACCTGACTCACAAAAAAGCCTTAAATGAAATTTTGGCCAGCCATACCGGTCAACCGATCGAAAAAATCGAAAAAGATACCGACCGTAATTTCTGGATGTCCCCGGAGGAAGCCAAAGAATATGGCTTAGTCGATGAGGTCTATGAAAAAAGAACTTGA